The genomic DNA CTGACGGACGCCGAGGCCGAGGAAGTGTTGGGGCGATACTCGCACATCGACACGGGTCACGAAGTCCCCCGCGTGCTGCTGGAGCGCGCGCTCTTCTATTACGACTTGAACCTCGAGCTCCTGGAGAATCCACGCTTCGTCACCGTCATCGACTTCTCGCAGCACTCATCCAAGCGGCGCCTTTACCTCGTCGACATGGAGAGCGGAGAGCTCGAACGACACGTCGTGGCGCATGGGTCGGGCAGTGACCCGGACGACGACGGCATCCCGTCGAGCTTCAGCAACTTGAACAACTCGCACCAGTCCTCGCTCGGTTTCTACCTCACGGCCGAGACCTACAGCGGCAAGTGGGGGCTCTCGTTGAAGCTGGATGGCCTCTCCGAGACGAACTCGGACGCGAGGCCGCGGGCCATCGTGATGCATGGGGCAAGTTACGTCGTCGATGGGAAATCGAAGCAGGGACGCTCGTGGGGTTGCCCTGCGATCCCGATGCCCGACCGCGACGCGGTGATCACACAGCTGAAAGCCGGCAGCCTGATCTACGCCGAGAGGGCGGAGCACTGAGGTCCGCCACAAAGCGCAGAAGAACCCATGCTAGGCTCGCTGCCACCATGCGCCTCGCCCTCGTTGCCACCTGGCTGATCTGTGTCCCCCTGTTCGGTTGTGATGACGAAAAACCGAAGGCCGCGGCGCCGACCGCCACCGCGACCGTTACACCGGCCGCGACCGCCGCGGCTCCGAAACCAAGCGCCACTGCGGCGCCTTCCGCGAGCGCTGCGGCAGATCTGCCCAAGTGTCCGGCGGGGCTCACGGGCAACGCGCTCCCCGAGTACTGCATCAAGCTGCCCGGCGGTTACGCCGTCAAAGACGCCCGCACGCTGCCCGAGCGCGGGTCGATCTCCTACGAGACCGGCTCGCCCACCGAGAGCCTCATGATCTCCTACGACTCGAAGTCCGTCGCGGAGCAGAGCAAAGAGGCCGAGAGCGAGATGAAGTTCGGTGGGGACAAGATCTCGAAGCAAGGCAACCTGCCTGGTGGCGGCAAGTGGTACGAAGGAACGCACCAGGAATACTCGCGACTCCTCACGGTCGTGAAGGGCAAGCCGCCCCTCAGCCTGAAGTGCTCGTTCACGTTCAAGACGAAGAGTCCGCCAGCCAAGGAAGCGCTCGACGTTTGCCGCTCGATCGTGCTGCCCTGAAGCGCCA from Myxococcales bacterium includes the following:
- a CDS encoding murein L,D-transpeptidase catalytic domain family protein, whose translation is MSALLRAGTLAATLTIASVVSGCTASVADGDEVAGDEADESGGEQSLGKADSSSSDELLAARRALAAKFEQPALTDAEAEEVLGRYSHIDTGHEVPRVLLERALFYYDLNLELLENPRFVTVIDFSQHSSKRRLYLVDMESGELERHVVAHGSGSDPDDDGIPSSFSNLNNSHQSSLGFYLTAETYSGKWGLSLKLDGLSETNSDARPRAIVMHGASYVVDGKSKQGRSWGCPAIPMPDRDAVITQLKAGSLIYAERAEH